Genomic DNA from Salvia miltiorrhiza cultivar Shanhuang (shh) chromosome 1, IMPLAD_Smil_shh, whole genome shotgun sequence:
AATGAGGTACAGGAAGCTAAACATGTATCAACACCTCATAAAATGAAACTCTGTTAACAAAGAACTCTTATGGTATTTCCTCTCATAGTAGTAGCTTCATTGTCAATGTTAGTACAGATCAAATATCGATTCCATCTATtaaaggaaaagagaaaaaagggCAAAGTGATTGATGTAGCTTCTAATCCATAGACAGATATGCTTTCAGTCTTCCAGCAACATGTGGGATCAGATCGATGCTTTCGTTAACAGAAAGGTCTACGCATGACTCCAAATCGTTACGGGCAGCAGTGCTGTTGTTTGTCTGGAGCTTGGCCGCCTCATATTTATCTTGGCAGACAGCCAGAGACCTGCTCAATCGTTCCTGCATGTAACGAGATCACACTTCGTTGGAGATACTTCAGAATAAATCACAATCAACCACCGTATAATCATTTTCTTCAAGATACTTCAGAATGAATTCTAACTAACCAAAGCATAACCATTCATACACCAGAAAACAAACAGCAACAGATTTAAACAATACGAACCATCACTTATATTTTAGCTAAATCGACTTGATGTTTATGGGTTCATGTTACTTACATCATACAAGAACTTGTATAATTACTTTCAAAGTAATACTTGCTACTCTCAAGAAGTTCTCTTCAAAACTTGAAATTAACTTGTATAATTCCTAACCTCGAGTAATCATAGGTGTGGTAAGAGCTAATAAGTAGTATGACTTCTTATGAGAAGAAAAATGGTAAAAAATCAATCTTTATAGGTTGGAACTAACATACATACAGTTTAATAAAGAAAACCATCAGAGAGGCAAAATAAGGCTTGAAGGGCCTAAGCACCTAAAAATAAGAGAATTTTCAAAACAAAATCTTGAGAAATGAATGATATAGATCAAGAGTCTTTTTCATAAAAGGAAATCACACAGCTTAAGAAGTTCATTGCACAGTGAATGAAACATTACAAAACATATCAAAGGGATCAGAATTCAACCACCATAAACAGCACAAGATGGCTTATATCAGCACTCAGCAACATTAATTTTTCGATACAAAATAGCTAAACCAGAGGAGCGTAGAAAATTGAAGGCGAAGGAACACGTACTTGAAACTTAGCCATTTCGGTTTCGACGAGATTCTGGGCCTTGAGCACGGGCACGCTGCAATGCTCCACGCAGTTGCTTATCTCTTCCTGCTTCATCCTCCTGTCGAAACACTCGTACGCGCACTTGAAGTACGATTGCTGCAGAGCcccatcccaaaaaggaaattcaGAAATCAATTGAATAACATAGATGATGGTAGAAAGGGAGACAAACCTGAAGGGTGAAATTAATGTGGTCCTGGACGGCGGCGAGATGTTGCTGGGCAGCGGCGTTGACCTCGTTGAGCTTCCGTCTCAACCTTTCATTCACCATTGCCTCTTCCGCTGCAGCTATGTGATCCATGCTTGTTACTTTTCCGATGAATTCGGAATTCGGAATTAGGGGTTTAAGGGTTTATAGGAAGCTCAACAAATTCCCTATGGTTTCTTGGGCGAGGGTCCCGGATAAAATGGTCAAAGggagatttattttttaatgaggcCCAAAACATTGACACAAACAAAATTACTTCCTTTTGGGCTTTGGGGCCCCATTGGGCTTCAGGTAggaaatttttaaatttgaacaaaaaaaaaagtgctcAGTTGCTTCATATTTCTTCTCAATGGATCAGAACAATGCAGGTAACCCAATACCCACTTGGAAGTATTTCATCACAGCACTTGTAAATGTGCACCAGCCGGGAATCGAACCCGGGTCTGTACCGTGGCAGGGTACTATTCTACCACTAGACCACTGGTGCTTGATATACTTTCACCTAAAGTTCAATAATATAATTTGTCGTATCAACACAATTGTCAATTGTTAGGTAGGAATTCAAATACTACTTCCGTctacgatatcgtttccactttgtgaacgacacgagttttaaaaaatagtgGATAATAGTGAGTGGAGTTTAAGTCTcattattattgtgagtggagtttatAAATGAAATTGGAAATGATATTGTGGACGGACTACAATGACAAACGTGGAAACGATTTCGTAGAGGGATCAAAGTTGCTGCTGAACAAATTGGTGATGAACAAATTCTTAAACACAccactaattttatttttcttaatcttcgtgtcgAAAATATATGTGCCATAAATAAtaagacggatggagtacaatATTTTTAAGAATTTGAATCTTGAtgatagcaaaaaatttactaatttttttaatatcgttatttaACACTATATAATGCTTTATTCAGCactatatattgatttattcattattttcatatctcacgaaaaataacaatctcactaGAACCTATATATAGACCTAAATATTAATTGGGTCCTTATTTTCCGGAGGTCCCAGCGGTCGGAGGTCCAAAACCGCCTGCCTCCGAATCCTGACATAACCCTT
This window encodes:
- the LOC130996949 gene encoding uncharacterized protein LOC130996949, whose product is MDHIAAAEEAMVNERLRRKLNEVNAAAQQHLAAVQDHINFTLQQSYFKCAYECFDRRMKQEEISNCVEHCSVPVLKAQNLVETEMAKFQERLSRSLAVCQDKYEAAKLQTNNSTAARNDLESCVDLSVNESIDLIPHVAGRLKAYLSMD